A region from the Thauera humireducens genome encodes:
- a CDS encoding UDP-glucose dehydrogenase family protein → MKLTIFGTGYVGLVTGACLAEVGHTVVCMDIDQSKIDRLKAGVIPIWEPGLQPIVERNVAEGRLRFTTDVEDAVKHAEVQFIAVGTPPDEDGSADLQYVLAVAESIARHMPSYRVIVNKSTVPVGTADKVQAKVEQVLAERGEQIAFDVVSNPEFLKEGAAVGDFLKPDRIIIGTRSAKAQERMRELYEPFNRNHERTMFMDVKSAELTKYAANAMLATKISFMNELANMAEILGADIEEVRKGIGADPRIGYHFIYPGCGYGGSCFPKDVQALGRTADQIGYEAPLLKAVEAVNNRQKTTLFAKLARHFGGADKLAGKTIAVWGLAFKPNTDDMREAPSRTLIEALWGAGAKVQAFDPVAMDETRRIYGDRPDLALCGNKYSALEGADALAICTEWQQFRAPDFEEMANLLKGKVIVDGRNLYSPNRLEEDGWQYFSVGRPARQRT, encoded by the coding sequence ATGAAACTCACCATCTTCGGTACCGGCTACGTCGGTCTGGTCACGGGCGCGTGCCTGGCAGAAGTCGGCCACACAGTCGTCTGCATGGACATCGACCAGAGCAAGATCGACAGGCTCAAAGCCGGGGTCATACCGATCTGGGAGCCGGGCCTGCAGCCCATCGTCGAGCGCAACGTCGCCGAAGGCCGGTTGCGCTTCACCACCGATGTGGAAGATGCGGTCAAACATGCCGAGGTGCAGTTCATTGCCGTCGGTACACCGCCCGACGAAGACGGCTCGGCCGACCTCCAGTACGTGCTCGCAGTGGCCGAGAGCATCGCCCGCCACATGCCGAGCTACCGCGTCATCGTCAACAAGTCCACAGTCCCGGTCGGAACCGCAGACAAGGTCCAGGCCAAAGTCGAACAGGTCCTTGCAGAGCGCGGCGAGCAGATCGCCTTCGATGTCGTTTCCAACCCCGAATTCCTCAAGGAAGGTGCCGCCGTCGGTGACTTCCTGAAGCCCGACCGCATCATCATCGGCACCCGCTCGGCCAAGGCGCAGGAACGGATGCGAGAGCTCTACGAGCCTTTCAACCGCAACCACGAACGGACCATGTTCATGGACGTGAAGAGTGCCGAGCTCACGAAGTACGCCGCTAACGCCATGCTCGCCACCAAGATCAGCTTCATGAACGAGCTCGCCAACATGGCCGAGATCCTGGGCGCGGACATCGAGGAAGTGCGCAAGGGTATCGGCGCCGATCCGCGTATCGGTTACCACTTCATCTACCCCGGCTGCGGCTACGGTGGGTCCTGCTTCCCCAAGGACGTCCAGGCTCTGGGCCGCACCGCCGACCAGATCGGCTACGAGGCCCCGCTGCTCAAGGCCGTCGAAGCGGTCAACAATCGCCAGAAGACCACCCTCTTCGCCAAACTGGCCCGCCACTTCGGCGGTGCCGACAAGCTCGCAGGCAAGACGATCGCCGTCTGGGGACTCGCTTTCAAGCCCAATACCGACGACATGCGCGAGGCCCCAAGCCGCACGCTCATCGAGGCGCTGTGGGGCGCCGGCGCCAAGGTACAGGCCTTCGATCCGGTGGCAATGGACGAGACCCGGCGCATCTACGGCGACCGGCCTGATCTCGCACTGTGCGGCAACAAGTACAGCGCGTTGGAAGGCGCCGATGCACTGGCAATCTGCACGGAATGGCAGCAGTTCCGGGCACCGGATTTCGAGGAGATGGCGAACCTGCTCAAGGGCAAGGTCATTGTGGACGGACGCAACCTCTACAGCCCGAACCGTCTGGAAGAAGACGGCTGGCAGTACTTCAGTGTTGGCCGCCCCGCACGCCAGCGGACATGA
- the pth gene encoding aminoacyl-tRNA hydrolase, producing MRGAAVSLLDNLRRAVEWRSIRVHDRCVLALARLKRRRLKDTVFVGITGSAGKTTTKDLAVAILRRLGPVSCNHASLNYLPEVGMVILNTGGRDHFSVIEIATLLPGDIACKTELVQPKIGALTVVQREHVKSFESIEAIADEKAAMILALPENGVAVLNIDDPLVQSIGARTRARCLWFGSAPQADIRLIEATSSWPDPLTLVIEYQGVQYRCATAIHGKHLVVPVLAAIGIGIAAGAPIDTCLAALGDATTTPGRMQIVSESDGVTFIRDDYKAPYWSFPITLEYLRDARAKRKVAIIGTISDYSLSASKLYPKAARLAMDVADLVVFVGPHALRALKARQSEDDHSLVGFTELEDAHRFLQRELREGDLVLLKASNHADHLLRLLLARRRQVLCWRRDCGFNRFCDACPELDKPAHGANVATASVVASGITTGPDIASPGIGSPAHSSESAHPGWLIVGMGNHGEAYTGTPHNIGFAVLDHLAERLSAQWQMTDEGMLSHAKINDHEVILFKPSTLTNLCGPFVARTLQRFGVHPNRIALVHDDADLNLGDVRSKHSGSDGGHKGLRSVFSALGNGGAISRIRVGVRKTDRARSSARSIVLERFQEEDHDLLRSAQTKAIEQVQTVIANGGR from the coding sequence ATGAGAGGTGCCGCTGTCAGCCTGCTGGACAACCTGCGACGCGCCGTGGAATGGCGCAGCATAAGGGTGCATGATCGTTGCGTCCTTGCGTTGGCACGCCTCAAGCGGCGACGACTCAAGGATACGGTCTTCGTTGGCATCACCGGCTCAGCCGGAAAAACCACAACGAAGGACCTGGCCGTGGCCATCCTGCGCCGTCTCGGCCCGGTCAGTTGCAATCATGCGTCGCTCAACTACCTTCCGGAAGTCGGAATGGTCATCCTCAACACAGGGGGCCGGGACCATTTCTCTGTCATAGAGATCGCAACCCTTCTGCCCGGCGACATTGCCTGCAAGACCGAGTTGGTACAGCCGAAGATTGGGGCACTGACCGTAGTGCAGCGGGAGCACGTGAAGAGTTTCGAGTCGATCGAGGCAATTGCGGACGAAAAGGCGGCGATGATTCTGGCCCTGCCCGAGAACGGCGTCGCCGTCTTAAATATCGACGACCCTCTCGTGCAATCGATCGGGGCCCGGACCCGCGCAAGATGCCTCTGGTTTGGCAGCGCACCGCAGGCGGACATCCGGCTCATTGAAGCAACATCTTCCTGGCCTGACCCCTTGACGCTCGTCATCGAGTACCAAGGCGTGCAATACCGGTGCGCTACCGCCATACACGGCAAACACCTGGTGGTGCCCGTTCTCGCTGCCATTGGCATCGGCATCGCTGCAGGCGCACCCATCGACACGTGCCTGGCTGCGCTCGGAGACGCGACGACGACGCCGGGACGGATGCAGATTGTCAGCGAATCCGACGGGGTCACCTTCATCCGCGACGACTACAAGGCTCCGTACTGGTCGTTCCCCATAACGCTCGAGTACCTGCGGGACGCCAGAGCAAAGCGCAAGGTCGCGATCATCGGGACCATCTCCGACTATTCGCTTTCCGCATCCAAGCTCTACCCCAAAGCGGCGCGGCTGGCCATGGACGTCGCCGACCTCGTCGTCTTCGTCGGGCCTCATGCCTTGCGAGCGCTGAAGGCAAGACAAAGTGAAGACGATCACTCCCTGGTCGGCTTCACGGAACTCGAGGACGCCCACCGTTTCCTGCAGCGCGAATTACGCGAGGGCGATCTGGTCCTGTTGAAGGCATCGAATCACGCCGACCATCTCTTGCGACTCCTGCTCGCCCGCCGCCGTCAAGTTCTCTGTTGGCGTCGGGACTGCGGCTTTAACCGCTTCTGCGATGCCTGTCCGGAACTGGACAAGCCGGCCCATGGCGCGAACGTGGCGACCGCATCGGTAGTCGCATCCGGCATCACGACAGGCCCCGACATAGCTTCCCCCGGCATCGGATCACCAGCGCACTCGAGCGAATCAGCCCACCCGGGATGGCTCATCGTGGGCATGGGAAACCACGGCGAAGCCTACACCGGCACTCCGCACAACATCGGTTTCGCCGTACTCGACCACCTTGCCGAGCGGCTATCAGCACAGTGGCAGATGACCGACGAAGGGATGCTGAGTCACGCGAAGATCAACGATCACGAAGTCATCCTGTTCAAGCCGTCAACACTGACGAACTTGTGCGGCCCTTTCGTTGCCCGCACCCTGCAACGATTTGGCGTGCACCCCAACCGCATCGCCCTTGTTCATGACGATGCCGACCTCAACCTGGGCGACGTGCGCTCGAAGCACAGTGGGAGTGACGGGGGACACAAGGGATTGCGTTCAGTTTTCTCAGCCTTGGGGAATGGTGGTGCAATCTCGCGCATCCGCGTCGGCGTACGCAAGACGGATCGCGCAAGAAGCTCGGCACGCTCGATCGTGCTCGAACGGTTTCAGGAAGAGGACCACGACCTGCTCCGAAGCGCACAAACCAAAGCGATCGAGCAGGTTCAGACCGTCATTGCGAATGGTGGTCGCTAA
- a CDS encoding hydrolase 1, exosortase A system-associated encodes MTLPAASERPAGIGVVIVVGGPQYRVGSHRQFVLLARFLADNGVPCMRFDYRGMGDATGAARDFEGVTLDLAAAINTFVSEVPSVAKVVLWGLCDGASAICFGLGRDARVGGAVLLNPWVRTASGEARTMLKHYYLRRLFDRQFWLKLLRGGVSIRRALGGVTSAVGQAAGADGQASGSGQQASVPVRMIEGLQSCSVPIAVFLSGRDYVAREFEQCAAADRNWSALIRSERCVLRHFDDADHTFSSSEHRHAIELATLEWLNRIAAHTG; translated from the coding sequence GTGACTCTGCCCGCGGCGAGTGAACGGCCCGCCGGGATCGGTGTGGTGATCGTGGTGGGGGGGCCTCAGTATCGCGTTGGCAGTCACCGCCAGTTCGTGCTTCTGGCGCGATTCCTCGCCGATAACGGCGTGCCGTGCATGCGCTTCGATTACCGCGGAATGGGCGATGCGACTGGCGCTGCGCGGGACTTCGAGGGTGTGACGCTGGATCTCGCTGCGGCCATCAATACATTCGTGAGCGAGGTGCCCAGCGTGGCCAAGGTCGTGCTTTGGGGCCTGTGTGACGGCGCGAGCGCGATCTGTTTTGGCCTTGGACGCGACGCGCGCGTGGGCGGCGCGGTGCTGCTGAATCCCTGGGTGCGCACCGCTTCCGGTGAAGCACGGACGATGCTCAAGCACTATTACCTGCGCCGGCTTTTTGACCGGCAGTTCTGGCTCAAGCTGCTGCGGGGCGGGGTCAGCATTCGCAGGGCCTTGGGTGGCGTGACATCTGCGGTTGGACAGGCGGCGGGCGCTGACGGGCAGGCGTCCGGCTCCGGCCAGCAGGCGAGCGTGCCTGTGCGGATGATCGAGGGGTTGCAGTCGTGCAGCGTACCGATTGCCGTCTTTCTGAGCGGGCGGGATTATGTGGCGCGGGAGTTCGAGCAGTGCGCGGCCGCCGACCGCAATTGGTCGGCGCTGATCCGCTCAGAGCGTTGCGTCCTTCGCCACTTCGACGATGCTGATCACACGTTTTCAAGTTCGGAGCATCGACATGCGATCGAGTTGGCGACGCTCGAGTGGCTAAACCGGATCGCGGCACATACCGGTTAG
- a CDS encoding hydrolase 2, exosortase A system-associated: MTDVVREAFFLEAGGGGRFCVHTHHASVRAGNVLLVPPFAEELNKSRRMTALAAQAFAERGWRVLQHDLLGCGDSAGDFGDASWAAWLDDVDRACAWLEQDDDAPTVIWSLRAGSLLAADWMKKAGRALPWLAWHPVSNGKQHLQQFLRLKGVSEMLAEADAKATMSALRQALAERQVVEVAGYAIAPELVDGLESSVLDIAPGHAAPICMLELVGQPEPECSPALRLLVDRLRKQGGTVEARALQGPAFWQTQEIETSPTLIEASCEVLEGWRRAH; the protein is encoded by the coding sequence ATGACGGACGTGGTCCGCGAGGCCTTCTTTCTGGAAGCAGGGGGTGGTGGGCGCTTTTGCGTGCATACACATCACGCCTCGGTGCGCGCCGGCAATGTGCTTTTGGTGCCGCCGTTTGCAGAAGAGCTGAACAAGTCACGGCGCATGACGGCGCTGGCTGCCCAGGCTTTTGCCGAGCGTGGTTGGCGTGTGCTGCAGCACGACCTGCTCGGCTGTGGTGACAGCGCAGGCGATTTTGGTGATGCCAGTTGGGCGGCTTGGCTGGACGATGTCGATCGAGCATGTGCCTGGCTGGAACAGGACGACGATGCGCCGACCGTGATCTGGAGTCTGCGCGCCGGTAGCCTGCTCGCCGCGGACTGGATGAAGAAGGCCGGTAGAGCGTTGCCTTGGTTGGCATGGCACCCCGTGAGCAACGGGAAGCAGCATCTGCAGCAGTTCTTGCGCCTGAAGGGCGTCAGCGAAATGCTGGCTGAGGCGGATGCGAAGGCAACGATGTCTGCTTTGCGACAGGCTTTGGCCGAGCGACAGGTGGTCGAGGTTGCGGGGTATGCAATTGCGCCGGAGTTGGTCGATGGCCTGGAGTCGTCGGTTTTGGACATTGCGCCAGGTCATGCCGCACCGATCTGCATGCTTGAACTGGTAGGCCAGCCGGAGCCCGAGTGTTCCCCCGCTTTGCGCCTGCTCGTGGATCGATTACGCAAGCAGGGGGGCACGGTGGAGGCGCGGGCCCTTCAGGGGCCTGCCTTCTGGCAGACCCAGGAGATCGAGACGTCTCCGACGCTCATCGAGGCATCGTGCGAGGTGTTGGAAGGGTGGCGCCGTGCACACTGA
- a CDS encoding acyl carrier protein: MDIKKEVLAVIDEVLSLGGRAHSFDLDTPLLGAVPELDSMAVVGLINLIEERFGFVVEDDEIDGSSFATVGTLVEFVEGKLA, translated from the coding sequence TTGGATATCAAGAAGGAAGTGCTGGCCGTCATCGATGAGGTGCTCAGCCTTGGTGGGCGTGCACATTCGTTTGACCTGGATACGCCCTTGCTCGGAGCGGTTCCCGAGCTTGACTCGATGGCGGTGGTCGGCTTGATTAACCTGATCGAGGAGCGCTTCGGGTTCGTTGTTGAAGACGATGAGATCGACGGATCGTCGTTCGCGACCGTGGGTACCTTGGTGGAGTTTGTGGAAGGCAAGCTCGCCTGA
- a CDS encoding GNAT family N-acetyltransferase has translation MLAARLKSVFNQFGVREGLYYLAAKALSAASRGHITFIRYHFVAQPIPETSTPGNRTSAKSTVRIVSPGDPVVASFPRPAEVIANRFANGSTCFVAETNGRFSGFLWLAHGAYEEDEVRCRYVLADPSRCAWDYDVYVEPDFRIGRTFSRLWEAANTHLASEGVRWSLSRISAFNPASLAAHRRLGIRKVATASFLKCGRLQLSALDRRPYLHLSLSARRPALRLSPPH, from the coding sequence ATGTTAGCCGCCCGTCTGAAAAGCGTATTCAACCAGTTCGGCGTTCGCGAAGGGCTTTACTACCTCGCAGCCAAGGCACTCTCCGCCGCCAGCCGCGGCCACATCACCTTCATCAGGTACCACTTCGTCGCACAACCCATACCCGAAACCTCCACACCTGGCAACCGCACGTCCGCAAAAAGCACCGTCCGTATCGTCAGCCCTGGGGATCCTGTCGTGGCGAGCTTTCCGCGACCGGCCGAGGTCATCGCCAACCGGTTTGCAAACGGCAGCACCTGCTTCGTGGCCGAAACCAACGGACGTTTCTCAGGATTCCTCTGGCTTGCCCACGGTGCATACGAAGAAGACGAAGTGCGCTGCCGATACGTCCTTGCCGATCCGTCCCGCTGTGCATGGGACTACGACGTCTACGTCGAACCCGACTTTCGCATCGGCCGCACCTTCTCCCGCCTGTGGGAGGCCGCCAACACACACTTGGCTTCAGAGGGGGTGCGCTGGAGTCTGTCGCGCATTTCGGCGTTCAACCCAGCCTCGCTCGCCGCGCATCGACGACTCGGCATAAGGAAGGTTGCCACGGCAAGTTTTCTAAAATGTGGCCGCCTGCAACTCAGCGCACTGGACCGCCGTCCTTATCTGCACCTCAGCCTGTCTGCGCGAAGGCCAGCGCTGCGACTCAGTCCGCCTCACTGA
- a CDS encoding tetratricopeptide repeat protein → MTVCLLPVLALAQGNLDAMGCGTVQKQPGGYGPYDYRVAKDKLPLVERYHFDVGVETFTKQKTGPYGGDIGYTLGAFPNHHRALMAMVNLGIKERTNQPLGAKYTVACFLQRAETYQPEDGMVKVIYGLYHLKHGRPGEAVKKLEEARKIAGDDANVHYNLGLAYMDLKQHDKALESAHAAYALGFPLPGLKDRLRRAGAWRDLPQ, encoded by the coding sequence ATGACGGTCTGCCTGCTGCCTGTCTTGGCGCTGGCGCAAGGTAACCTGGACGCGATGGGGTGCGGGACGGTGCAGAAGCAGCCCGGCGGCTATGGCCCATATGACTACAGAGTTGCGAAGGATAAGTTGCCGCTTGTTGAGCGATATCACTTCGATGTAGGCGTTGAGACTTTTACCAAGCAGAAGACGGGTCCTTATGGGGGGGACATCGGCTATACGCTGGGGGCGTTTCCGAATCACCACCGCGCGTTGATGGCGATGGTGAACCTCGGGATCAAGGAGAGGACGAACCAGCCACTTGGAGCAAAGTACACGGTTGCCTGTTTTCTTCAAAGAGCCGAAACGTACCAGCCTGAAGACGGCATGGTGAAGGTGATCTATGGGCTGTACCACCTTAAACATGGGCGTCCCGGTGAGGCGGTGAAGAAGCTCGAGGAGGCACGAAAGATTGCTGGCGATGACGCCAATGTGCATTACAACCTCGGGCTGGCCTACATGGACCTGAAGCAGCATGACAAGGCGTTGGAGAGTGCGCATGCCGCCTATGCTCTTGGTTTTCCGCTCCCGGGGCTGAAGGACCGTCTGCGCAGGGCCGGCGCGTGGAGAGACTTGCCACAGTAA
- a CDS encoding asparagine synthetase B family protein, with the protein MSGAESNIANVSHAPKPFFRASLQNGLVLSEGVPHCLLGRRVPLAAGQLDDGVFLEWSWDGQRLVVTNDRYGLYPLFYCAKSHSICISPSLEQVVRGNSDRQLDYPALAIFFRMGHFVGSDTPFEDVRFMSPNSTLTWENGRLDIRQHSAGALPSSVLAPTFDEAVDNYGALFSRAIARRLPGDERFMVPLSGGRDSRHILLELVKQGVRPPACATVRFRPPSTDEDMRVARLLTDRLGIAHIEIDKPSSFFDAELKEIHLTNHCGGGHGWILPLASRLVGQFSTVYDGLAGEILSAGFMLDNRKTALFREEAWEGLAHLILGDSNAEPMLRSVFTDGFRSRIHLNEAVERLVPELRRHAGRPNPLLSFLFANRTRRCVGSIPFAILHQIPVVHVPYLDHDVFDYLFSLDPSMMEGGRLHDATIRRAYPEYADIPYEDKRVKAVMSATDHAYYRAARRAFFSYLRQAPVAATASLRKTQLYARIGTDLLTSRSQAMWYMRPALQTIELERLRLGC; encoded by the coding sequence ATGTCCGGTGCTGAATCCAATATCGCGAACGTCAGTCACGCACCCAAACCGTTCTTTCGCGCCAGCTTGCAAAACGGGCTGGTACTGAGCGAGGGGGTGCCACATTGCCTGCTTGGCCGGCGCGTGCCTCTAGCTGCGGGCCAGCTTGACGATGGCGTGTTCCTGGAGTGGTCGTGGGATGGACAGCGGCTCGTGGTGACGAACGACCGATATGGCCTCTATCCCCTGTTCTACTGCGCCAAATCGCACTCGATCTGCATTTCGCCTTCGCTTGAGCAGGTGGTGAGGGGCAATTCGGATCGCCAGTTGGATTATCCGGCGCTCGCCATCTTCTTTCGCATGGGGCATTTCGTCGGGAGCGATACGCCATTCGAGGACGTGCGTTTCATGTCGCCCAACAGCACCTTGACCTGGGAGAACGGGCGCCTAGACATCCGCCAGCATAGTGCGGGCGCCTTGCCCTCGTCCGTACTGGCGCCCACTTTCGACGAGGCGGTGGATAACTATGGCGCGCTTTTTTCCCGGGCGATCGCACGCAGGTTGCCGGGCGACGAGCGCTTCATGGTGCCCTTGAGCGGTGGGCGGGATTCGCGCCACATCCTCCTTGAACTCGTCAAACAGGGAGTGCGTCCGCCGGCTTGCGCAACGGTGAGGTTTCGCCCGCCGTCGACCGACGAGGACATGCGGGTGGCCAGGCTGCTCACTGATCGGCTGGGGATCGCGCACATCGAGATCGACAAGCCCTCGAGCTTTTTCGATGCGGAGTTGAAGGAGATTCACCTGACCAACCACTGCGGTGGCGGGCATGGCTGGATTCTGCCGCTCGCGTCGCGGCTTGTAGGTCAGTTTTCGACTGTTTACGACGGTTTGGCCGGAGAAATCCTTTCTGCTGGCTTCATGCTTGATAACCGCAAGACAGCGCTTTTTCGCGAGGAGGCGTGGGAGGGTCTGGCACACCTCATTCTGGGAGATAGCAATGCCGAGCCGATGCTGCGCAGCGTGTTCACCGACGGGTTTCGTTCCCGGATCCACTTGAATGAGGCGGTGGAGAGGTTGGTGCCGGAGTTGCGCAGACATGCGGGGCGTCCCAATCCACTTCTCTCATTCCTCTTTGCCAATCGGACACGGCGCTGTGTGGGCTCGATCCCGTTCGCGATTCTTCATCAGATTCCCGTGGTGCATGTGCCGTATCTGGATCATGACGTTTTCGACTATCTCTTTTCACTAGACCCTTCGATGATGGAGGGCGGTCGCCTGCACGACGCAACCATCCGTCGCGCCTATCCCGAGTACGCTGACATCCCCTATGAGGACAAGCGCGTCAAGGCGGTGATGTCGGCAACTGATCATGCTTACTATCGCGCGGCGCGACGGGCATTCTTTTCTTACCTTCGGCAGGCGCCGGTGGCAGCGACGGCCTCGCTGCGGAAAACGCAGTTGTATGCACGGATCGGTACCGATCTGCTGACGTCGCGGAGCCAGGCCATGTGGTACATGCGGCCGGCGCTGCAGACCATCGAACTGGAGCGTCTGCGGCTGGGCTGCTAA
- a CDS encoding glycosyltransferase family 2 protein, which yields MSGGLTGVERRARVAVVIPYYQRKLGVLAGCVRSILAQEGPFDLEVVIVDDGSPLSAEEDLRLAGFMDPRVRIVRQSNAGAGAARNKALDSVGAAVEYVALMDSDDQWADGFLAVAVHALNEGCDLFFSDSRRFSQQATRFHWEADPALHLRAEDHLLIDSDQALYQYRGDFFDYAVRRSSIMSSSAMAYRRSIASELRFSERLRNGQDRLFKLHLSRRVKRVAFSPRVLCIEGEGVNIFDSASWGSPKALVLSSSYIELAKTVRAELPLNERQRQYVDGQLISARKDFVANLVHLLKRRMRFDWRLVLRTLRRDPAAILALFGLKGGRTSGTH from the coding sequence TTGAGCGGCGGCTTGACGGGCGTCGAACGGCGCGCGCGCGTTGCTGTCGTCATCCCGTACTACCAGCGCAAACTCGGTGTGCTTGCGGGATGTGTGAGATCCATCCTTGCACAGGAAGGGCCGTTTGATCTGGAAGTGGTGATCGTCGATGACGGTTCGCCACTATCTGCCGAAGAAGATCTTCGCCTTGCGGGCTTTATGGACCCGCGGGTGCGCATCGTTCGCCAGTCGAATGCCGGAGCGGGGGCGGCACGAAACAAGGCACTGGATAGCGTCGGTGCCGCTGTGGAGTATGTTGCGCTCATGGACTCAGACGATCAGTGGGCGGACGGGTTTCTCGCTGTCGCGGTACATGCCCTGAACGAGGGCTGCGACCTCTTTTTTAGCGACAGCCGGAGGTTCTCGCAGCAGGCCACACGCTTCCACTGGGAGGCAGATCCTGCGCTCCATCTGCGCGCAGAAGATCATTTATTGATCGATTCGGATCAGGCGCTGTACCAGTATCGCGGAGACTTTTTCGACTATGCCGTTCGGCGGAGCAGCATCATGAGTTCGTCAGCAATGGCCTATCGGCGGAGCATTGCATCCGAGTTGCGTTTCAGCGAGCGGCTGCGCAATGGTCAGGATCGCTTGTTCAAACTGCATCTCAGCCGACGGGTGAAAAGAGTCGCCTTCAGCCCGCGCGTCCTGTGCATTGAAGGCGAGGGCGTGAACATATTCGACAGTGCCTCTTGGGGCTCTCCAAAGGCACTGGTGTTGAGCTCCAGCTATATCGAGCTCGCGAAGACCGTTCGTGCCGAACTCCCTCTGAATGAACGGCAGCGTCAGTACGTTGACGGGCAACTGATCTCTGCACGTAAGGACTTCGTGGCAAACCTCGTCCACCTTCTCAAGCGGCGAATGCGTTTCGACTGGAGGCTGGTGTTGCGAACCCTGCGCCGAGACCCCGCGGCCATTCTCGCGTTGTTCGGCCTTAAAGGCGGCCGTACCTCAGGCACGCATTAA
- a CDS encoding glycosyltransferase family 2 protein: protein MSQVVPKVSVIMPAFNVKAFIAEAINSVFLQDVPGVEILVIDDGSRDGTADFVEQNFPVVRLFRKENGGSATARNVGLREARGEYIAFLDADDVWLPGKLKAQLDYFEAHPDIAMLGTGFAPWVADADGRFGDPAALAAGNAAIDPAAVDPDASGWGYHKMLLDNYVWTTTVMMRRALVERIGLFDETLRLGQDYDFFLRASRETEIHVLKRVFAVYRQHPGSAIARGADFNYAAHIIRRATGRWGLSSPNGESITPQQLSARLQHIHFSCGYRHYGKSLYDKALSEFLASAREKPTHLRSWAYAALSWLQSLKGARA from the coding sequence ATGAGTCAGGTCGTGCCTAAGGTGTCCGTAATCATGCCGGCCTTCAATGTGAAGGCGTTCATCGCAGAGGCGATCAACAGTGTGTTTCTGCAGGACGTGCCCGGGGTGGAGATTCTGGTCATCGACGATGGGTCGCGTGACGGAACGGCGGACTTTGTCGAGCAAAACTTCCCGGTGGTGAGGCTTTTCCGCAAGGAGAACGGCGGCTCTGCCACTGCCCGCAACGTGGGGCTGCGTGAGGCGAGGGGAGAGTACATCGCTTTTCTCGATGCAGACGACGTCTGGCTGCCCGGCAAGTTGAAGGCCCAGCTCGACTACTTCGAGGCCCACCCCGACATCGCGATGCTCGGCACCGGCTTCGCCCCCTGGGTGGCCGATGCCGATGGCAGATTCGGCGACCCGGCCGCACTCGCCGCTGGCAACGCGGCCATCGACCCCGCTGCGGTCGACCCCGATGCGTCGGGCTGGGGATACCACAAGATGCTGCTGGATAACTACGTCTGGACCACCACGGTCATGATGCGCCGGGCTCTGGTGGAGAGGATCGGGCTGTTCGATGAGACGCTACGTCTGGGGCAGGACTACGATTTTTTCCTCCGGGCGTCACGGGAGACTGAGATCCACGTGCTCAAGCGCGTCTTTGCCGTTTACCGGCAGCACCCGGGGAGCGCGATTGCGCGAGGTGCCGACTTCAACTATGCCGCGCACATCATCCGGCGGGCGACGGGCAGATGGGGCCTATCCAGCCCTAACGGCGAATCGATAACGCCGCAACAACTTTCAGCGCGCCTGCAGCACATCCACTTTTCTTGCGGTTATCGACACTATGGCAAATCCCTCTACGACAAGGCCCTGAGCGAGTTCCTCGCGAGTGCCAGGGAAAAGCCGACCCACCTGCGTTCGTGGGCTTATGCAGCGCTCTCATGGCTGCAGAGTCTGAAAGGAGCAAGAGCTTGA